Within the Hypericibacter adhaerens genome, the region TCTGGACGATCATGTCCACGTTGATGTTGGCGTCCGCCAGCGGCCCGAAGATGGAGGCGGCCACGCCCGGGCGATCGGGCACGCGCATGAGCGTGACTTTCGCCTCGTCGCGGCTGTAGGCGACGCCGGTTACGACTTCCTGTTCCACGATTTCGTCCTCATCTACGACCAGCGTGCCGGGTTTGTCTTCGAAGCTGGAAAGCACCTGCAGCCGGACCCGGTGCTTCATCGCCATCTCGACGGAACGGATCTGCAGCACCTTGGCACCCTGCGAGGCGAATTCGAGCATCTCCTCGTAGGCGATCTTATCGAGCTTGCGCGCCTTCGCAACGATGCGGGGATCGGTCGTGTAGACCCCGTCCACGTCGGTGAAGATGTCGCAACGGTCGGCCTTGAGCGCGGCGGCCAGCGCCACCGCCGAGGTGTCGGAACCGCCACGGCCCAGAGTCGTCACGCGGTTGTCCGGACCCAGTCCCTGGAACCCCGCCACCACGGCGACCTGGCCTTGCGCGAAGCGGCGCTCGAGCTCCTCGGTGTCGATGCGCTCGATACGCGCCTTGCCATGCGCGTCGTCGGTATGGATCGGGATCTGCCAGCCGAGCCAGGAACGGGCCGAGATGCCGAGCTCCTGAAGCGCCAAGGCCGTCAGGCCGGTGGTCACCTGCTCGCCCGTCGCCACCACCACGTCATATTCGCGGGCGTCGTGAAGACGCGCGATCTCGCTGGTCCAGGCGACGAGCTGGTTGGTTACGCCCGACATGGCCGACACGACCACCGCAACCTCATGACCGGCATCGACCTCGCGCTTCACCCGGCGGGCGACGGACTTGATGCGTTCGACATCGGCCACCGAGGTGCCGCCGAACTTCATGACGATGCGCGATCGAGCCAACTGGGAATCCCCTCAGAACTGGACGCGGGCGGAAGGCGGAGGGTCCCGCCAGGCTTGCCGCAAGGGTTCGCCGGTTGCCGCGCGCGCGGCGCGTATCCATACTCATTTGCCCCCGCCGAGGCAAGGGAAAGCGGCCCCTTTCCAGCCCGGCCCAGGATCGCCTTTTCGGCTTGTTTTCCAAGGAGTTTGCGTCGAAGTGAGCCTGTCGCCCATGACCGACCCCGG harbors:
- a CDS encoding aspartate kinase: MKFGGTSVADVERIKSVARRVKREVDAGHEVAVVVSAMSGVTNQLVAWTSEIARLHDAREYDVVVATGEQVTTGLTALALQELGISARSWLGWQIPIHTDDAHGKARIERIDTEELERRFAQGQVAVVAGFQGLGPDNRVTTLGRGGSDTSAVALAAALKADRCDIFTDVDGVYTTDPRIVAKARKLDKIAYEEMLEFASQGAKVLQIRSVEMAMKHRVRLQVLSSFEDKPGTLVVDEDEIVEQEVVTGVAYSRDEAKVTLMRVPDRPGVAASIFGPLADANINVDMIVQNTSESGQFTDLTFTVTKADLERTKKVLEDRRVALGYHALDADSNVVKVSVIGLGMRSHAGVAQRMFKALAEKGINIQVISTSEIKVSVLVAEEYTELAVRALHTAYGLDAA